The Allorhodopirellula heiligendammensis genome includes a window with the following:
- a CDS encoding 2Fe-2S iron-sulfur cluster-binding protein encodes MPKLTVENVGTFDVADGKRLVSALVQDAGTDQLHACGGAARCTTCRVEFIDGEPEKITAAEKELLKVREITEPGVRLSCQIACDQDMSVRLISRLEGSGRKDQGGPVADEIEPSPVWTTK; translated from the coding sequence ATGCCAAAACTCACTGTAGAGAACGTCGGAACTTTTGATGTCGCCGATGGCAAGCGTCTCGTCTCAGCTCTCGTCCAAGACGCTGGCACCGACCAACTGCACGCCTGTGGTGGTGCCGCGCGGTGCACGACTTGCCGCGTGGAATTCATCGACGGTGAACCGGAGAAGATCACCGCAGCGGAGAAGGAGCTTTTGAAGGTACGCGAGATCACCGAGCCCGGCGTACGACTGAGTTGCCAGATCGCTTGCGATCAGGACATGAGCGTGCGGTTGATCAGCCGGCTCGAAGGCAGCGGCCGTAAAGATCAAGGTGGCCCCGTCGCCGACGAGATCGAGCCCTCGCCAGTGTGGACAACGAAGTAA
- a CDS encoding DUF1501 domain-containing protein — MNETTRRYFLGQGAGIGLGAMALNCLDQQSASATAISPPELPHFAARAKRIIFLTQSGGPSQLELFDDKPGLLDMAGKPLPESVRGGQRLTGMTRGKPQLVMPAHSKFRQHGESGATVSNWLPHTAKVADDLCFVKSMVTDQINHAPAMTKFLTGHHLAGRPSMGSWFSYGLGSENKDLPDYIVLLSKMSRGSDQPLYDHYWGSGFLPSVYQGVKLRSAAEPVLYLNDPPGMPRDLRRSMLDGLREMNEIRHAEVNDPEVETRIKQYEMAFRMQTSVPELTDVSDEPESTFKLYGPDSRRGGSYAANCVLARRLAERGVRFIQLFHPDWDHHSRLKSWCTARCRDTDQASAALVTDLKQRGLLEDTLVIWGGEFGRSVAGQGQWDSPEGGRDHHPRCFTMWMAGGGVRAGTTFGSTDEFSYNVAENPVHVRDMHATVMHQMGIDHERFTYPSQGLDFRLTGVEEARVMNELVTG; from the coding sequence ATGAATGAAACGACTCGTCGTTACTTTCTCGGTCAGGGTGCTGGCATCGGCTTGGGGGCGATGGCGTTGAATTGCCTCGATCAACAATCTGCTTCAGCGACGGCCATTTCACCGCCAGAGCTGCCGCATTTTGCGGCCCGTGCAAAACGCATTATTTTCTTAACACAGTCCGGCGGTCCGTCGCAGCTTGAACTGTTCGACGACAAGCCGGGGCTGCTCGACATGGCTGGCAAACCATTGCCGGAGAGTGTGCGAGGTGGTCAGCGGTTGACGGGGATGACGCGTGGCAAGCCACAATTGGTCATGCCCGCGCATTCCAAATTTCGACAACACGGTGAATCCGGTGCGACGGTCAGCAATTGGCTGCCACATACCGCCAAAGTCGCCGACGATCTCTGTTTCGTTAAATCGATGGTGACCGATCAGATCAACCATGCTCCCGCCATGACCAAGTTCTTGACGGGCCATCATTTGGCGGGGCGGCCCAGCATGGGGAGTTGGTTCAGCTATGGACTGGGCAGCGAGAACAAGGATCTGCCTGACTACATCGTGCTACTCTCAAAGATGAGCCGGGGCAGTGACCAGCCGTTGTACGACCATTACTGGGGCAGTGGCTTTCTGCCCTCGGTTTACCAGGGCGTAAAGCTGCGAAGTGCTGCCGAACCGGTGCTGTATCTGAACGATCCCCCTGGAATGCCGCGTGACCTACGTCGCTCGATGCTCGATGGTCTGCGGGAGATGAATGAGATTCGACACGCCGAGGTAAACGATCCGGAAGTGGAGACACGAATCAAGCAGTACGAGATGGCGTTTCGGATGCAAACCAGTGTCCCGGAACTCACCGATGTAAGTGACGAACCCGAGTCGACGTTCAAGCTCTATGGCCCCGACTCACGCCGCGGTGGTAGTTACGCAGCGAACTGCGTCTTGGCGCGACGGTTGGCCGAGCGAGGTGTGCGGTTCATCCAGTTGTTCCACCCTGACTGGGATCATCATAGTCGTCTGAAGAGTTGGTGCACGGCGAGATGCCGTGATACCGATCAAGCCAGTGCCGCATTGGTGACCGACTTGAAGCAACGGGGCCTTCTCGAGGACACGTTGGTCATCTGGGGTGGCGAGTTCGGTCGCAGTGTCGCTGGGCAAGGGCAGTGGGACAGCCCCGAGGGTGGGCGAGATCACCATCCACGTTGCTTCACAATGTGGATGGCAGGTGGTGGCGTGCGGGCGGGGACGACCTTCGGCAGCACTGATGAATTCAGCTATAATGTCGCCGAAAATCCCGTCCATGTTCGTGACATGCACGCCACGGTGATGCATCAGATGGGCATCGATCACGAGCGATTCACGTACCCCTCCCAGGGCCTCGACTTTCGCTTGACAGGCGTCGAAGAGGCACGAGTCATGAACGAATTGGTCACCGGATGA
- a CDS encoding outer membrane protein gives MAVRPTSHVQPESDGFVGGGYLGKNFQISRWVFGVESDFYLTDLSRTLPCSNRAYNCNSHSDWNASFRGRLGYAVDRTLFFATAGYAVTEFKGFTHQINTGQTYAGEEVLDGFAVGGGIERALTNSLLVRAEYRHEEFSDAQILYDVPYGVKPRIDMALFGITWKF, from the coding sequence ATTGCAGTTCGGCCAACGTCTCATGTCCAACCTGAATCAGACGGCTTCGTAGGCGGTGGATACCTCGGCAAAAACTTTCAAATTTCGCGTTGGGTGTTTGGCGTCGAAAGCGACTTCTATCTAACCGACCTTTCACGCACCCTTCCCTGTAGCAACCGAGCATACAATTGCAACAGCCACTCCGACTGGAATGCGTCGTTTCGTGGTCGTCTTGGATATGCAGTTGACCGAACCCTGTTCTTCGCCACCGCGGGATACGCGGTCACTGAATTCAAAGGCTTCACACATCAGATTAATACTGGCCAAACATATGCAGGCGAAGAAGTTCTGGATGGTTTCGCCGTCGGTGGAGGCATCGAACGCGCATTGACCAACAGCCTGCTTGTTCGTGCTGAATATCGACATGAAGAATTTAGCGACGCGCAAATCCTGTATGACGTACCCTATGGCGTAAAACCGAGGATTGACATGGCTCTCTTCGGGATTACTTGGAAATTCTGA
- a CDS encoding PSD1 and planctomycete cytochrome C domain-containing protein, with protein MLDLFYRWRQYLSMTAVRTAVPMGFWFLTSFINGTVAPADEPIDFNRDVRPILSDNCFACHGFDESSREAGLRLDVREGATEDLGGYAAIVPGEADASELIARAIESDPDIRMPPEDSHKKPLTTAQVQTLRDWIDQGATWGKHWSFEPPVQAHVPDDGTLPIDHFVRWRMAQLTQSGAVPEDLQLDLAPRASVPTLARRLSFDLTGLPPSSEQIAALGDAPSEADWNQLIDQSLLSPHFGERMAMWWLDGARYADTDGFQQDATRANWPWRDWVIDAFNHNMPFDEFTIQQFAGDLLPDATDETRLATCFHRNHMHNGEGGRDPAESRVDYVLDRTNTAGTLWLGLTLGCTQCHDHKFDPISQHDYYSMTAYFDSIDEDGQAGGNAGPFLEYQSDKAQSAVEEAERLVKQTSQSVADVAAAAENEFRDELQSLIDRASDGFVPWHHVEPAKLSSIEGTPLELESDQIIRSGNEPPVQDDFQITVGKTTLDRVTGVKLEVFADDTHTDGKYSHAASGEFVLTNVKLQVRSGQTTEVIDVPFVRAIASVDGVGEDSKYGKVSGTLDDDPRTGWTTRTKDVVSTHTAVFELAEPLTLADEQRLDIVLMQRSLAPHELIGRFRLSLTDQRGSAVRSIKKMPMQRLADAISGHADDPTQPFLPSDIDDGLVDALRQDWLEDYPPYQSAVQRDQFARSQRKQAISAAGKLKVTVLKQREAPRQTHVLLRGVWDAPGDQVFPAVLPAVLPRPAEQVPSRLELAQWIVDRDNPLTARVIVNQIWQLLFGAGLVRTPADFGLQGESPTHPQLLDFLAVEFMESGWDVKQLIRQIVNSETYRQDSRVSDELLLADPDNRWLARGARFRLPSWMIRDSLLKTSGLLNDTIGGPPVFPYQPPGVWKDQFMGRFSYQPSIGPAQYRRTVYAFWRRTSAPTFLFDNAMRRTCEVDVRRTNTPLHALTLMNDSTSLEAARAISDSAVRVRPRKARLTSLMTAILSRPPSESELTVLRNQYESARRYYAKHPHQAISLTTVGQQPTASQEDAIDLAATMMVASMIFNLDESMTHE; from the coding sequence ATGCTCGATTTGTTTTATCGCTGGCGACAATATCTCTCCATGACAGCGGTGCGAACCGCGGTCCCGATGGGATTTTGGTTCTTGACGTCTTTTATCAATGGCACCGTGGCCCCTGCGGATGAGCCGATTGATTTCAATCGCGACGTCCGACCGATCTTGTCCGACAACTGCTTCGCCTGTCATGGGTTCGACGAGAGTTCACGCGAAGCTGGATTGCGGTTGGACGTGCGTGAGGGTGCTACCGAGGATCTTGGCGGCTATGCCGCGATTGTGCCTGGCGAGGCGGACGCCAGTGAGTTGATTGCCCGTGCGATTGAGAGTGACCCGGACATACGAATGCCGCCGGAGGACTCCCATAAGAAGCCACTTACGACTGCCCAAGTACAAACGCTGCGAGACTGGATTGATCAGGGCGCGACATGGGGCAAACACTGGTCGTTTGAACCGCCTGTACAAGCTCACGTCCCCGACGACGGGACGCTCCCCATCGATCACTTCGTTCGCTGGCGGATGGCTCAGCTCACCCAGTCGGGAGCCGTTCCTGAGGACCTGCAGCTCGATCTCGCGCCCCGAGCGTCGGTTCCCACACTCGCCAGGCGGCTATCATTCGATTTGACCGGCTTGCCCCCTTCCTCGGAACAAATCGCGGCGTTGGGTGACGCCCCCAGTGAAGCGGATTGGAATCAACTGATCGATCAGTCGCTGCTGTCGCCGCACTTTGGCGAACGGATGGCGATGTGGTGGCTCGACGGGGCTCGCTATGCCGATACCGATGGTTTCCAGCAGGATGCCACTCGCGCGAACTGGCCGTGGCGAGACTGGGTGATCGACGCGTTCAATCACAACATGCCATTTGATGAGTTCACGATCCAACAATTTGCGGGCGATCTACTGCCTGACGCGACTGATGAAACACGGTTGGCCACATGCTTTCATCGCAACCACATGCATAACGGAGAAGGCGGTCGCGATCCGGCAGAATCACGCGTGGACTATGTGTTAGACCGAACGAATACGGCCGGCACACTCTGGCTGGGACTCACGCTCGGTTGCACCCAGTGCCACGATCATAAGTTTGATCCTATTTCGCAGCATGACTACTACAGCATGACGGCGTACTTCGACAGCATCGACGAAGATGGTCAGGCGGGAGGCAATGCAGGGCCGTTCCTAGAATACCAGTCGGACAAGGCACAGTCAGCGGTCGAGGAAGCCGAGCGGTTAGTGAAGCAAACGTCGCAGTCGGTTGCCGATGTCGCAGCGGCAGCGGAAAACGAATTCCGAGACGAGCTGCAGAGCCTAATTGACCGGGCATCAGATGGATTTGTGCCCTGGCATCACGTCGAACCTGCGAAGTTATCATCGATCGAGGGCACTCCGCTCGAACTGGAATCAGATCAGATCATTCGCTCAGGCAACGAACCTCCTGTCCAAGACGATTTTCAAATCACAGTCGGTAAGACAACGCTCGACCGCGTGACCGGTGTGAAACTGGAAGTCTTTGCTGATGATACTCATACCGATGGAAAATACTCACATGCCGCCAGTGGTGAGTTTGTACTGACCAACGTTAAGCTGCAGGTCCGTAGTGGACAGACGACGGAGGTCATTGACGTACCTTTCGTGCGTGCTATCGCCAGTGTGGACGGGGTAGGAGAGGACTCCAAGTACGGCAAGGTTTCAGGCACGCTCGATGACGATCCACGCACAGGTTGGACGACACGAACGAAAGATGTCGTATCGACACATACGGCTGTGTTTGAACTCGCCGAGCCACTCACGCTCGCTGACGAACAGCGACTCGACATTGTTCTGATGCAGCGATCCTTGGCGCCGCATGAGTTGATCGGGCGGTTTCGATTGAGCCTGACCGACCAACGAGGCAGCGCGGTCCGGTCGATCAAAAAAATGCCCATGCAGCGTTTGGCCGACGCCATTTCCGGACACGCGGACGATCCCACCCAGCCATTCCTCCCGAGCGACATCGACGACGGATTGGTCGACGCTTTGCGGCAAGATTGGCTGGAGGATTATCCGCCGTACCAATCCGCCGTACAACGAGATCAATTTGCGCGGTCGCAACGAAAACAAGCCATATCGGCAGCTGGAAAACTGAAAGTCACGGTGCTGAAGCAACGAGAGGCTCCGAGGCAGACGCATGTGTTGCTGCGTGGTGTCTGGGATGCGCCCGGCGACCAAGTCTTCCCCGCTGTACTACCGGCGGTCTTGCCGCGACCAGCCGAACAGGTCCCCAGTCGCTTGGAACTCGCCCAATGGATCGTCGACCGCGACAACCCGCTGACGGCCCGCGTCATCGTCAATCAGATCTGGCAATTGTTATTCGGAGCGGGATTGGTGCGAACCCCGGCGGACTTTGGACTGCAGGGTGAATCGCCGACACATCCGCAATTATTGGACTTCTTGGCGGTCGAGTTCATGGAGAGCGGATGGGATGTCAAGCAACTGATCCGCCAAATCGTCAACAGTGAAACCTACCGACAGGACAGCCGCGTCAGCGACGAGTTGTTGCTGGCCGATCCCGACAATCGCTGGCTCGCTCGCGGTGCGAGATTCCGATTGCCGAGCTGGATGATTCGCGACTCGTTGTTGAAAACGAGCGGATTGCTCAATGACACTATCGGCGGACCGCCCGTGTTTCCTTATCAACCGCCGGGTGTGTGGAAGGATCAGTTTATGGGCCGATTTTCCTATCAACCGAGCATTGGGCCGGCCCAGTACCGGCGCACCGTGTACGCATTTTGGAGGCGAACGAGTGCACCAACGTTCCTATTCGACAACGCTATGCGGCGAACCTGCGAGGTCGACGTCCGACGCACCAACACCCCATTGCACGCGTTGACACTGATGAACGACTCGACATCGCTCGAGGCCGCTCGCGCGATCAGTGATTCTGCCGTGCGAGTGCGGCCGCGGAAAGCGAGACTAACGAGTTTGATGACAGCAATCCTGAGTCGACCGCCGAGCGAAAGCGAATTGACAGTGCTGCGCAATCAATATGAATCGGCGCGTCGATACTACGCAAAACATCCCCATCAAGCGATCTCGCTAACAACCGTTGGCCAGCAACCGACCGCTTCCCAGGAAGATGCAATCGACCTAGCGGCGACAATGATGGTCGCCAGTATGATTTTTAATTTAGATGAGAGCATGACACATGAATGA
- the tnpA gene encoding IS200/IS605 family transposase, which produces MSGTHHQLLYHLVFSTKHRKPYLQSQTRETMFEYLGGTVKGLDGVPMIVGGWVDHVHLLVKLKTTHCLSDFMRELKACTSRKFNEESGKQHKFGWQDGYGAFTVGRSQLDSVTRYIEKQEQHHSKETFQEEYVRMLQLCEIEYDPKYLWD; this is translated from the coding sequence ATGTCTGGTACGCACCACCAGTTGCTCTATCACTTGGTTTTTAGCACGAAGCACCGCAAGCCTTACCTGCAATCGCAGACTCGCGAGACGATGTTCGAGTATCTAGGCGGCACGGTAAAAGGGTTGGATGGTGTACCGATGATTGTTGGCGGTTGGGTCGATCATGTCCACTTGTTGGTGAAGTTAAAAACCACTCATTGCTTAAGTGATTTTATGAGAGAGCTCAAGGCATGCACGTCCCGAAAATTCAACGAAGAATCAGGAAAGCAACACAAGTTTGGGTGGCAAGATGGATACGGTGCGTTTACCGTCGGTCGATCCCAATTGGATAGCGTGACTCGCTACATTGAGAAGCAAGAGCAACACCATTCCAAGGAAACATTCCAGGAGGAATATGTTCGGATGTTGCAGCTCTGCGAGATCGAATATGACCCAAAGTATCTATGGGATTGA
- a CDS encoding purple acid phosphatase family protein, with protein sequence MMRTIPLAALLFCSFASVAPADAPLEGTKPAQWRVVWMDDPSTKATILWSTAKQGQYHSVQYHVKGDDQEPAEQLARTGQYTGGKTELFYHQVQLTDLEPATAYEIKLISDKNESAAFYFVTAPVLDREFSILHGGDSRSDRETRREVNAMIAKMFAESYENDDPADDILAFAHGGDYIVDGKKMDLWSAWLSDHELTTAPDGRLLPIIPARGNHDHGKPFNEVFGFPESDLNYYGINIGPEVRFVTLNSEISTAGDQANWLAQELERSRPNNRWLLVQYHRPVYPAVKGPGAGLKSWVPLFEEYNIDLACEADGHNIKRTVPIRGGKIDESGVVYIGEGGLGVPQRTPKTDRWFLESPGMADKGNHIFVLTFEKEKLDGKCVLLGGEVRDEFSRPIRATVAAP encoded by the coding sequence ATGATGCGTACTATCCCGCTCGCGGCACTGCTGTTCTGTTCATTCGCTTCAGTCGCTCCAGCGGACGCCCCGCTCGAGGGTACGAAGCCTGCCCAGTGGCGCGTCGTTTGGATGGACGATCCATCCACGAAGGCAACCATCTTGTGGAGCACCGCCAAACAGGGGCAGTATCATTCGGTTCAGTATCACGTCAAAGGTGATGATCAAGAACCGGCAGAACAGCTTGCCCGGACTGGACAATACACCGGTGGCAAAACCGAGCTTTTTTACCACCAGGTTCAGTTGACGGATCTGGAACCAGCCACGGCGTATGAAATCAAGTTAATCAGCGACAAGAACGAATCAGCCGCCTTCTATTTTGTGACCGCCCCTGTGCTTGATCGCGAGTTCAGCATTCTCCATGGCGGGGATTCAAGATCGGATCGCGAGACGCGGCGCGAGGTGAACGCGATGATTGCTAAGATGTTCGCGGAGTCATACGAAAACGACGACCCCGCCGATGATATTCTGGCATTCGCCCACGGAGGCGACTATATCGTCGATGGCAAGAAGATGGACCTGTGGTCGGCATGGCTGTCGGATCACGAGCTTACCACCGCTCCCGACGGTCGCCTGTTGCCGATCATTCCTGCCCGTGGAAATCACGACCACGGCAAGCCATTTAATGAAGTCTTTGGGTTTCCCGAAAGTGATCTCAATTACTACGGCATCAACATCGGCCCCGAAGTTCGCTTCGTCACGCTGAATTCTGAAATCAGCACGGCGGGGGACCAAGCGAATTGGCTTGCCCAAGAGCTCGAAAGGTCACGGCCGAACAATCGCTGGCTCCTCGTCCAGTACCATCGCCCCGTCTATCCCGCCGTCAAGGGACCGGGAGCTGGACTGAAAAGTTGGGTTCCTCTGTTCGAGGAATACAACATCGACCTGGCATGCGAAGCCGACGGACACAACATCAAACGCACCGTGCCGATTCGTGGTGGTAAAATTGATGAAAGTGGCGTCGTGTACATTGGCGAAGGTGGCCTGGGAGTTCCTCAGCGAACTCCCAAAACCGATCGCTGGTTCCTGGAGTCGCCTGGCATGGCCGACAAGGGAAATCACATCTTCGTGCTCACCTTCGAAAAAGAAAAACTCGATGGCAAATGTGTCCTGCTGGGCGGCGAGGTACGAGACGAGTTCTCGCGTCCCATTCGTGCGACGGTAGCCGCACCGTAA
- a CDS encoding diaminopimelate decarboxylase, with protein sequence MANTSPTQSLPFDRSFIERVIADHPTPFVLYYEDGIRRRAQELSEAFAWNDGFQQYFAVKATPNPHIVAMMAEEGSGADCSSVAELITCERLGITGHDVMFTSNNTTVEEFAVATRLGAIINLDTPHHIDQLTQLDSLPEMVSFRFNPGPERQGNVIIGDPKEAKFGCTRDQIFEGYARCAELGITRFGLHAMVVSNELSVEALLQTAEMLFELAVQIHEKTGVAVECINLGGGIGVAYRPEQQGIDLQEFGQGVRALYESKLVPAGLAPLRLMMENGRAMTGPFGFLVTRVINQKTSYKNYVGVDACMSNLMRPGMYGAYHHISVLGKENVPAEQTVDVVGSLCENNDKFAVDRELPKTEVGDILVIHDAGAHAHSMGFQYNGRLRSAELLYNDAGEVREIRRAETLDDYFATVDFDSVKIACKQSTAGA encoded by the coding sequence ATGGCTAATACTTCGCCCACCCAATCGCTGCCTTTCGACCGCTCGTTCATCGAGCGGGTCATCGCTGACCATCCCACTCCGTTCGTGCTGTATTACGAAGACGGCATCCGCCGCCGAGCCCAGGAGCTGTCCGAAGCGTTCGCGTGGAACGACGGGTTTCAGCAATATTTCGCGGTCAAAGCAACGCCGAACCCGCATATCGTGGCGATGATGGCCGAAGAGGGCAGCGGCGCTGATTGCAGCAGTGTTGCCGAGCTGATCACGTGCGAGCGACTGGGCATTACCGGCCACGATGTGATGTTTACCTCGAACAACACGACGGTCGAGGAATTCGCCGTTGCCACTCGACTTGGGGCGATCATCAATCTCGACACACCTCATCACATCGACCAGCTCACCCAACTCGACAGCCTGCCCGAGATGGTGTCATTCCGCTTCAACCCCGGCCCCGAGCGCCAGGGTAACGTGATCATCGGCGATCCCAAAGAAGCCAAATTTGGCTGCACCCGCGACCAGATATTCGAAGGCTACGCACGATGCGCCGAACTCGGGATCACCCGTTTCGGCCTGCACGCCATGGTGGTGTCGAACGAACTGAGCGTCGAAGCACTTTTGCAGACCGCAGAAATGCTATTCGAACTGGCAGTCCAAATTCACGAAAAAACCGGCGTGGCGGTCGAGTGCATTAACCTCGGCGGCGGCATCGGTGTCGCCTATCGTCCTGAGCAGCAGGGCATTGACCTACAAGAGTTCGGCCAAGGCGTGCGAGCCTTGTACGAGTCCAAGCTCGTTCCCGCCGGACTCGCCCCACTCCGCTTGATGATGGAAAATGGCCGGGCCATGACGGGGCCTTTCGGATTCCTGGTCACGCGAGTGATCAACCAGAAAACATCGTACAAGAACTACGTCGGCGTCGATGCCTGCATGAGCAATCTGATGCGCCCGGGCATGTATGGTGCTTACCACCATATCAGCGTGCTCGGCAAGGAGAACGTGCCTGCAGAGCAAACCGTCGATGTCGTTGGTTCGCTGTGCGAGAACAACGACAAGTTCGCAGTCGATCGCGAACTGCCGAAGACCGAGGTTGGTGACATCCTCGTCATCCACGATGCGGGCGCACACGCTCATTCGATGGGTTTCCAGTACAACGGACGACTGCGTTCGGCGGAGCTTCTCTACAACGATGCCGGCGAGGTCCGCGAGATTCGCCGCGCCGAAACGCTTGACGATTACTTCGCCACCGTCGATTTCGACTCCGTCAAAATTGCTTGTAAGCAGTCCACCGCTGGTGCCTGA
- a CDS encoding DUF1501 domain-containing protein: MDPQIEQLQLRTRRHFLQQSTAGLGGIALSSLLAGETAAARTAEDPLAVQPTHFPAKAKRVIYLHMTGSPPNLDLFDRKPELVARDGQDVPDAFLAGREFAFTSGVPKLMGSPRKWSQVGEAGMWMSDAIPHFHDVADELCVVHSMYTDQFNHAPAELFVLTGSPRSGRPSIGSWVTYGLGSENDNLPGFVALISSGVQPNGGSNSFGSGFLPSVYQGVQCRSKGDPVLYSSDPPGIHRDLRRKSLDALRDLNQMQAAEMGHPETLTRIAQYELAFRMQAAVPEVMDISQESQQTLDDYGATPGGSSLANNCLLARRLVESGVRFVQLFDWGWDFHGTNPNEGITDGLTRKCATMDKPIAALIRDLKQRGLLDETLIVWAGEFGRTPFREGRTAGSTVLGRDHYPDAFTIWMAGGGVKAGYEYGASDELGFSVAEKPMHVHDLQATILHQLGLDHERLTYRFQGRDYRLTDVHGEVVKELLS, encoded by the coding sequence ATGGACCCCCAAATCGAACAACTTCAACTGCGTACCCGCCGCCACTTCTTGCAACAATCCACAGCGGGTTTGGGCGGAATTGCGTTATCGAGCTTGCTCGCTGGTGAAACTGCTGCGGCCCGGACCGCAGAAGATCCACTCGCCGTGCAGCCTACACATTTCCCCGCCAAAGCAAAGCGAGTGATCTATCTGCATATGACGGGTTCACCTCCCAACCTCGACCTGTTCGATCGCAAGCCGGAGCTAGTCGCTCGTGATGGACAAGACGTGCCCGACGCATTTCTCGCGGGGCGAGAATTTGCGTTCACGTCCGGCGTGCCGAAGTTAATGGGGTCGCCACGGAAGTGGTCGCAAGTCGGAGAGGCTGGTATGTGGATGTCCGATGCGATTCCGCATTTCCACGACGTCGCCGATGAACTGTGCGTCGTCCACTCGATGTACACCGACCAATTCAATCATGCTCCGGCGGAACTGTTTGTGCTCACGGGATCACCACGCTCGGGCCGCCCATCGATCGGATCGTGGGTGACCTACGGGCTGGGTAGCGAGAATGACAACCTACCCGGTTTCGTAGCGTTGATCTCGAGCGGCGTACAACCTAACGGTGGCAGTAATTCGTTTGGCAGTGGGTTTCTGCCGTCGGTGTACCAGGGTGTGCAATGCCGATCCAAGGGTGATCCCGTATTGTACTCGTCCGATCCACCTGGCATCCATCGCGACCTGCGACGCAAGAGCCTCGATGCGTTGCGGGACCTCAATCAAATGCAAGCCGCTGAGATGGGCCATCCCGAAACGCTGACACGGATCGCCCAGTACGAACTGGCATTTCGCATGCAGGCGGCAGTCCCCGAGGTAATGGACATCTCGCAAGAGTCGCAACAGACACTCGACGATTACGGAGCAACCCCCGGTGGATCTAGCTTGGCTAACAATTGTTTGCTGGCGCGGCGGTTGGTGGAATCGGGCGTGCGTTTTGTCCAGTTGTTCGATTGGGGTTGGGACTTTCACGGCACCAACCCCAACGAGGGCATTACCGATGGGCTGACGCGTAAGTGCGCGACGATGGACAAACCGATCGCCGCCCTGATTCGAGATTTGAAACAACGCGGACTACTTGATGAGACCTTGATCGTATGGGCGGGTGAATTCGGCCGGACACCGTTTCGCGAAGGTCGCACGGCGGGCAGCACTGTTCTCGGCCGCGACCACTATCCCGACGCCTTTACTATTTGGATGGCAGGCGGCGGCGTGAAGGCCGGGTACGAATATGGTGCGTCGGATGAACTGGGTTTTTCCGTCGCGGAGAAACCGATGCATGTCCATGATCTCCAAGCGACGATCCTCCATCAACTCGGCCTCGACCATGAACGATTGACCTATCGCTTCCAAGGCCGCGACTATCGGCTAACCGATGTCCACGGCGAGGTTGTGAAGGAGTTACTGAGTTAA